TGGCTACTGCTGATTTTTCGCCTCAGAGATACTCTATTGTGATTGGACGATGTTTCTGCTGGTTAGCTGCGATAGACGTCACACTGCTAGGTGTTTCGAAAATGAAACTGGCTTGTGCCTGACTTCTAAAGGGAGCCGTGAGAGAATGACAATTACAGCAAGTCATCGGACACAAAATCAAGCGGAATATCACATTTAGACCCGAACTCGAGGGGAACCAGGGGGGGGCGTTTGGACTTCATGCTACGGGAACCGATAGGGGGACATGTTTTTGGTGAGGTAGGCAGGCCTGCGCTGTCAAAACACGACAACACACCGTAGCCTAGTGTTGTTTCTCATTAAAAACCTAACACTGTGTCAAACAACTCATCGCTTGTTTGGGATATTTTAAGTACAACGTAGCTGATACCTGCTCGGCCTATTGCTCAATATGGTCATTTCCGTCAAACCTTCGTTGTCCTATCCACCAATAAACAGGCAGTTTTAGAGAGAAGACCCattcttttatatttatgtCGCATCTTTCTCAAGCGTCTCATATCTTTCTTGATATTGCAGGGGATGTTGACTAGCCTCCAGAAGAGGATGGACCACATTTGGCTGGAATGGATGTAAGTCTAATTGTAAGTCGTTTggttatgtgttttttaatggGTTTTTTTCTTACCTGCTTTGAATATTATGAGAGGTCTACCGTGTTTTGTCGGCGTGCTCATACGTTTCCTGTTACAGGATGTCAGTCTACCTGCTTTACAGACTTCCCAACAGAACAGAGCCAACCCCCCTCCTTACATCGCAGCATGGGATGAAATGCTGTTTCATTGTGGGCTATTTAAAGCTGAATCTCAGTGGGATCATGTCAGTGCTTTTATggtcaaatattttaattgccgttttatttatttgttgttgtttttttttttttttttgcctcattagtctttttttcttttaaaatgctttaaggGAACCCCTCACGACAGATTCTGCTCGTTCGCCATGCTTTGCAagacaaaaaaggaaacttgCGTTGGCAATTGAAAGTGCAGGTTGTTCAGGGTGGCTGGTGAGAACTGGGCGGAACAAGATGAGATTCGATATGAAAAGTGAAAGCAGTCAGTTGAGTTGGTTTGGGTATCTGATCAGGATGTGTCCTGGGCGcctccctttggaggttttctgggcaCGCCCCACTGAGAGGAGACCCCGGGGAAGACCCAGACTCGACAGAGAGACTATAGAACCTGTCTGGGCTTGGGAACGCTGTGGAAAGacgatagatggatggatggatggattatgatacgcttgatttaaaaataacaaaacaacacataatATCAAAGAACAGACACAAagattttgaaacaaaaatgtttaacgTGAGCTAAAGGGTTAAACTTTATACAGCTTGCCTACCAGGTTGTCCCTGGTAGCCATTTAAAGGTTTTACCTTAATAGGAGTGATTGATGCAGCTGTTTTACTTTCCACAGCTTGACTGTCTggatctatatatttttttatgaccaGAAATATTCCCAAACAGCCACATCAGTCATTTTCTCCAAgtgtgagggggaaaaaatgcccCGGCCTTCTTTCAGCCTGCTGGCCGACAGTGTCCAGTAGGAGAGAGAGGGGCAGAGCGGGGTTTCGCCTtgttcaatttaaaaaagaaaaacccactCTGGTTCTTTCTCTGGCGTCTCATTAAACAGGCTTTAAACCTTGTTGTCAGCAAAAATTCTGCTTCCAAGTTGCTGTTTTCAAAACAAATGTCTTCcttctttttaattaattagCATCTGAGacttaaacactgcaaaaacggaactaaaaataagtaatattgtcttgaaataagtgtatctgtccttggttcgagcaggtaaataagatgatctgccaatggaataagacttttgcacttgaaataagaacaattcatctccatcatcttatttcaagtgcagtatatctaattatcttattttaggggtagaaatactcattccattggcagatattcttatttatctgctcaaatctaggataaaacactaattttaagaaaatttttcttatttttagatccatttttgcagtgaatgtcTTCCCTTTTCTTTGACACTTTCCCTTTTTCGTTACTTCTCCAGGCTCCAGGCAGCAGAGGCTTCTTTGTGAGACTAAACCAGCCCTACCACCATGGCGCACTTTGAGACCGAGTACCAGCGCCTGGAGGCGTCCTACAGCGACTCTCCTCCTGGCGAGGAGAACCTGCTGATGCACGTGCCTGAGGGAAGCAAATGTACGGCCCAGATCCCAAGCACACGATTAATGCAGCATATTATGCACTTAAACCCTTTTTCATGTCACCGAACACGTTTTATTAGTTTGAAATTCctctctttgtttctttttcagccCAGTGGCACCACATAGAAAACCTGGACTTGTTTTTTCAAAGaatatcctttttttcccttcctccTTTAAGAACTTGTGCACTGTGCTGAgaatacaaacacaaataatATCTGACATCTGATGCTGCGCAATTTGTCCTTAATTTTCATCACGTCTATAACCTGCACCAGAAGAATGGCTTCACCTGCATGCTGCTGGGAGAGATCTTTGAGCTGGTGTACGTATCCCACCCACCATACCTTTCTCTAAAATTTTAACTAGCACTGTGTAGCGCGCCTCACAGTTTTGTTTGAACCCCGTGCATTTCGTCTTCCCTCCGTCtccacagacagctgctgtttgTGGTCGGTTTCACAGTTTTTCTGGCCAACTGCGTGGATTATGACGTCCTCTTCGCCAACAAGTTTGTAAATCACACAGATTCATCCAAAGTCACGTTACCGGATGCGATCCTCCCAATGGATGTCTGCAGCGCCCAGTGAGTATCATCATGTCCACGTTACACCGCTCTGCGTACGGCGTTTCCACactttgtcacgttacaaccaaaAGCTTCAACGTATTCTGGTGCGACTTGCCGTGGTTGGCCAATACAGAATTGTGCGTACttgggaagtggaaggaaaaggatgcgCCGTTTTCGGTGTGTttataaatgaagaaaaaactaCAAAGTTCATTGATATTAAGCCCCCTTTATTCACAAAGTCGGTGGCCTGCACAGCCGACCGAAAAAGTTAGCTTTGCAAACTCATATcccacaaagaaaaatattagcGCCGCAGCCGTTGAGCTGTAGATGAATGGAgaaatttgaggaagctaacCGCTGAGCAACGGCTGTCCCTCCGTCTGTGTAACACGTGTTCAGACTAAAGGTgctgcaaacatttttcacatgttatcatcatgttttaacaaggttttgaacaaatttgcataaaattagcaccatataaaacagattaggtgaatatatgacaatttaATAACTtccgagcgcgcagtgagatatatatatatatatatataatatatataatatctgtTATTATTAGCAAAAATGGCAGATATGAATATGTTGTCGTGAACGTTATCGTAGTTACAGTTATCAAAACCAATAAAATGGACAATAACCACTCCACAGACAATTTCGAAACTTAGCTTGAATGATAATGTGATGAGCAAAACTTTAGCTCCGCTGTCATCTATTTTCATAGTATTGTGATATCATGCTCACCGCTCCTCAACATAAAATCCGGCGTGACCAGTTCCCTTCCAGAGTTACCTAGTTAGTCAGCCGTGGCTCGTTTGTATTCCtaaacctttttgtttcttcCGTTTCACAATGACGTGCTGCTCTGGGCTGGTCCACCAGACAAACCGTGTGGACAGATTTTTGTCTCGTCATAATAAAAGTGGACCGTTTCTTTCTCAGTATCAGAGACAACACGTTTGTGATATTTCTGCTGATCATCTCGGGGGTGTTCTGGCTCCATCGACTGGTCAAATTCCTCTACAACGTCTGCTGTTACTGGGAGATCAGATCCTTCTACATCAACGCCCTGAAGATGACCATGGTGAGGCAGTTTGTCGTCTCCTCTGACTGATGCTCACTGTGTTGACACCAAATACAGCCACTGATGTTTATCGCGGCTACAGACATTAAAGCCTGACCTGTGACTTTTTGTTCTCGCCCTTTTAGTCAGAGCTCCCGTACGTGACGTGGCAGGAAGTTCAGGCCAGGATCATCGAGATCCAGAAGGAGCACCAGATCTGCATTCATAAGAAAGAGCTGACGGAGCTCGACATCTACCACCGCATCCTCCGCTTTAAGAACTACATGGTGTGCACATTTGTCACTTCACAATATGGAAACCATTCGTTTCCAAGCAATCAAACGCGGTAACCTCATCCTGAACATGTCTCCCTGTACTTCtcaaggttgctatggtgaacAAGTCCCTCCTTCCCGTGCGGTTTCGGCTCCCCGCGCTCGGAGACTCTGTGTTTTACACCCGGGGACTCAAGTACAACTTTGAGCTCATCTTCTTTTGGGGACCAGGTGCACGAAGCGTTTATTTCAACATGCCTTTTGCATTTTGGTCCAATATGGACGAACTGCAGTTTGCTTACATGCAATCTTCCAACAAACGGCTTTCAATTCCTGCTGAAGCTTTTGTATTGTGGCTTTCCCTTCATCTCACGTAGGCTCCCTCTTTGAGAACGAGTGGAGCCTGAAGCCAGAGTACAAGAGAGGCGGTAACAGGCTGGAGCTCGCCGACAGGCTGGCCTCTCGCATCCTGTGGATCGGCGTTGCCAACCTGCTCCTGTGTCCGGTCATCCTGGTGTGGCAGATTCTGTACGCCTTCTTTAGCTACACTGAGGTAAAATGACTGCGACACCCACGCTAGCTAAAGTCGCTCGTCCTCGCCGTGCATGACAGTTGTTCGTTTTACGTTTTGTGCGCGAAGGTAATCAAGCGAGAGCCCGGATCTCTGGGGGCAAGGTGCTGGTCGCTTTATGGTCGATGTTACCTGCGTCATTTCAACGAGCTGGACCATGAGCTCATGTCCCGCCTCAGTAAAGGATACAAGGTCGGTGCATCGCCTGATCCCCTCAAATGAAAAGTCTGAAGCCATTTTTACAGTTATTATTgctatattactattactactatagtaattactattactattttaaatttttagagCAGTCATTCCCGATCCTTGTCCCTCAGGCCCGCTgtccttcatgttttagatgtttctcttctgcacCTGATTTAAATGATGCCGTTCCCTCCTCAGCATTCCTGTCCATCGCCCATTATTAGGTTAGGCCCCATGTGCAGCAACCTGCAAACAATCAGGACCAGGGTTTGGAATCGCTGCTTCACAGCGAAGAAAAAGGCGTGGAGTGAAGTTAATGATTAAtcccgtcctcctcctcctccgttgTTTGTCTTTGTATCCAGGCTGCATCCAAGTACATGAACTGCTTCCTTTCTCCACTGCTGACGGTGGTTGCCAAGAACGTGGCGTTCTTCGCCGGCTCCCTCTTGGCCGTTCTCATCGCCCTGACCATCTACGACGAGGACGTTCTGGCGGTGGAACATGTTCTCTCGTCCATCACGCTGCTCGGAGTCTGCATCACAGTCTGTCGGTGAGAGTCACTGAAGTGAGCCTGTTCGAACGCACACAGTTACCTGTTTTAGTTTTACGCCATTAACCGTTATTGATGGATGGACGGTGCTTTgcaaaggtttattgtgaaacTTTGATGAGAACTTTTACAAAAAACGCagttccccccctcccccccccccccccccccccccccccccaatttcaCATGTTTTTGAGTAAAGGTTATAATTTATAATTGGGATATTCTCTAAGATTGCAAAGTGAGAAATCTGGAGGGTATTCCACAGAGTGGATCACGGTGCGACCCCCACGTTAGGCATccttgttagagaacattagttaaacaaacagcgtcacaaagaccaaggaacacagcagacaagcGCAGAATAAAGTTTAAACCAGAGTAAAGGTACAAAACACCTTAAAATGGAAAGGGTACGGCCCAATTAAAAATCTGCTGTGACCAGACCGTGGCGTCCATCTAATATGACAGTCTGAGCAAAGGAGAGGAGTAATTGTGGAGGAGATGACGAGGTCCACAAGCTTGGTGGGAAAATCTATCTACAGGACAAACGATTACTTCTGCGTTCCACGAGAAAAGTGCGTGAACTTCAGCCTGAATACACCCTTTCCCATCGTCAAACAAGCTGGTGGCTGCAGCATGCTGTTGGGACGATTTTCTGCCAATTTACTGGTTTAGGTCATGCTATATGCCTGTGTTGCAATGTCCTATTCCAAGCATAATTTAAAATGAGAATCTTTGAAAATGACTTGAAACATTTGTGTTTACGGGTTCTCTGCTTCCGTTTTAACTTGGCTTAAGCTAGACAGTTGGTCTGCAGATGTGCAAAGTTGGTAGCGTCCTAAAAGTCTGGTTTAGCTGATTGTTGTGCACGATCACCTAGCATTGCATTAAAATGCAGCGAAGTTTGTGCTTTGTGACGTGACAGAATGTAAAAGAGCTTGCTAGCAGGTGTACGGACATCTGGATGAATTTGGGTcctaacagggaaaaaaaacgtaCTGAGAGAAAAGAGGAAAGGAGTTATTTCAGTAAGTCTGCTTTGTGCTTTGGCATCTTCAGCAAACGGAAACCCAAATGAAACGATGAATAAAACTAAGACGGTTTTCTTTATTATAACTAATCAGCCAAGGCACCGCGTTACGGGGAGAAACTctttatctgttgtttttatttaagttaGTCTGGCATGGCATCTGTTGACGCCtcagtcctgttttttttttttatttttttttttatggaaccTACTAATCTTTTCCTCCCGTTTGTCTCTCTCtccaggtcatttattcctgatAAACACATGGTGTTCTGTCCTGAGCAGCTGCTGCGGGTCATCCTGGCCCACATCCACTACATGCCTGACCACTGGCAGGGCAATGCGCACCGATACGAGACCCGAGACCAGTTCTCCCAGCTCTTTCAGTACAAGGCTGTGAGTGAGAAATAATCCCTATGATTGGATGTCCGGTGTCAGAACTCACTGATCCCACAGTAGGATGTAGGGTGTTCTGGCTCAAGGAcacgttttgtttttctgctccaGAGTTTGATCTGATGCTATTTGGGTTTCAGGTGAGAAACTTTTACCGTGTTCCCAGATTTACTCATCTACCTCCTTGTTTCCTCCCTTCCAGGTATTTATTCTCGAGGAGCTGCTGAGTCCCGTGGTGACTCCCATCATTCTCATCTTCTGCTTGCGGAGGAAGTCCCTGGAGATCATTGATTTCTTCAGGAATTTCACGGTGGAGGTGGTTGGGGTGGGCGACACCTGCTCTTTCGCCCAGATGGACGTCAGGCAGCATGGACACCCCGCGGTGAGGCCCGGCCTGACACACCTTCGCAGTCCTCGCCGGCGAGACAAACCGATTAAAATTGCCGTTCGATCTCAAACCCCTGCAGTGGATGTCGGAGGGGAAGACGGAGGCCTCCATCTACCAGCAGGCCGAGGACGGGAAAACGGAGTTGTCGCTGATGCACTTCGCCATCACCAACCCGCACTGGCAGCCCCCGCGGGAGACGACGCACTTCATCAGCCAGCTGAAGGAGAGAGTCCACAGGGAGGCTGCGGGGGCCTCCTCTGACACACATCCGCTCTCCTTGTCAGAGTCTGAAGTAGGGCCATTAACAAAGCGTTATCTCTGTGGTCACGTCTGATCTCGCCGCGGTTAATAATCAATTTGCTCttttgccccttttttttttttttttctccaacctGCAGCCGAGGAGTCTTGTTGCGAACATCCTGGCGGGCCCCTCCACCCTGGCGTCCGTCCATTTTGCCTGCGACAGCTCTTTGACCAACAGCGGCGTTCCTGAAATGCCCGGTGGCGCCGCCGCCTTGCGCTCTCTCTCGCCGATCAGCGGCAGCCTTCACCTGAGAGGCAGTCTGAGCGCGGCTCACAGAGCGAGCGGCTTCACCGGTAGAACGATGACGGGGTCGGGGTGAGCGAACGATCGTTTTCAGACTCGTTTCCAAAAACGGCTCAGAAAGGCTGATGTTTACAGCGAAAGGTGTTTTACACCCCTCCCAACGTTTCCACATTCTGCCAtattacacactgcaaaaacggatctaaaaataagtacaattttcttaaaattagtgtatctgtccttgatttgagcaggtaaataagatgatctgccaatggacccctaaaataagataattagacatcctgcgcttgaaataagatgatggagatgaattgttcctattttaagtgcaaaaatcttattccattggcaaataatcttatttacctgctcaaatcaagaacagatacactcattttaagaaaattgtacttattttatgttcagtttttgcagtgcaatgagAAACTGCAAGGTATTCTAATGGCTTTTTATGTGGGAGACCTTCACGAAGTGGTGGATAACTctgaaatggaaacaaaaatacttaatttattttagaagaCAAAGCAGGAAAGTATTCTGTTTTTCAGcaacttcactgcaaaaaacggaactaaaaataagtgaaattttcttaaaGTGAATGTATCTGTcgttgatttgaacaggtaaataagatgatctgccaatgggatgagagtttcgcacttaaaataggaacaattcatctccatcatcttatttcaagtgcaggatgtctaattatcttgtttcaggggtcaaaatactcgttccattggcagataatgtcatttacctgctcaaatcaaggacaaaaacacaaattataagaacattttacttatttttagatccgtttttacaGTGTtggcctttttttccctcatttaCGTCTTACTTTTGTCCCCCTTTATTCGCTCGGTCCTGAAGAACTGATGCCCGAACTGTGAGCTCAGGCAGCAGCGCCTGGGAGGGTCAGCTTACGAGTCTAGTCCTGTCAGAGTACGCCTCCACCGAAATGAGCATTCACGCTCTTTACATGCACGAGGTAAATCCGTACGCCTGTCCGTGTTCAGACGCATCATTATGAATCCATTGTCTCAGTCCGTTTTCACTCTGAGCTGTTTTTTCTGCCCCACAAAGCTCCACAAGCAGCAGTCCCGCGGCGACCTGTCGCGTCACACGTGGCACCGGCAGGAGAGCGACGAAAGCAGCGACAGCATCCCCGACGAAGTGCGCAGCGAGCCCAACGCCCGCTCCCGACACGTCCCGCGCTCGCACACCTTCCCGACCACGCTGACGAGTCCCGGTGCCGGGTCCGCCTCAGCCGCCAGCGGCACCGCCGCGGGCCGGGATGGGGCGGGGCCACAGAGCAGCAGTCAGAGGCGCCACAGTGGACCCGCCGCAGGTGTGTGTCGTCATCCACGGTTCCTTCTTACAGTGgccaaccactgagctatataatacactggagtgctaattttgccgaaaaactgaagtcactggccgccatcttgctactccctactctcacagaatctcataggatttggttgcaacaacaagcagttttctggctgtgtgaaaacgtttcataggtaattctacagtcagtggatgtactaacactattaactactaggaaattaggtgctgaaatattttacatgttattcatattaaatatatatatcactGATTCTTGAGAGTCGGGACAAAACATGTCCCACATAGAAAAGTCTAATTTAtagccaaaaataataaattcatcATAATTGACATACTTACAAAGTTAAATCTAAAGGAATAGTATATATCTATCGGATTTTTAGAATAaacctttttatctttttggggaaaatttgtttaaatgtatgGTCTTTGGTTAGAAGGTCCATGTTATTTTACTTGTCCTCAGCAAGAGGTCACAATATTAACATcccaaaaaactttaaaaaagctctAAAATTGTGAAACcataaatatcaaataaaaaataaggggtattaatataaaaaacaatgcaTGAAGTAAACATCAAACaatattttccataaaaatcTGTCTATTAAAGTTGTGTCCTCAGTTTCTGTCAACTCCGTCAGATTTTTTCATAAAGCTCTTTAAATCAGGAAATGGCATGGTCAGCTATATCTCTGAGGACCCCTTTTCATCTCCCTGCCTGTGGTGAATGCAGCATTACCACACATACTCtggtacattttaaattttttagacAAACAATGTCAATATTCCTATGGTCACAGCTGCTCCATGTCAATACCGTCTTTCTGTTGAGATACTTTtttaaaccatccatccatccattttccgaaccgctttatccctcatggggtcacgggggttgctggtgcctatctccagcgttcactgggcgagaggcggggtacaccctggccagtctgtcgcagggcaacacagagagacaaacaggacaaacaaccattcacacacacactcacacctaaggacaatttggagaagctaattaacctaacagtcatgtttttggtctgtgggaggaagccggagtacccggagagaacccacgcatgcacagggagaacatgcaaactccatgcagaaagacccaggggtgtactcgaacccaggaccttcttgctgcaaggcaacagcgctaaccactgcgccactgtgcagcaatTTAGTGTGGTTATTGGGACAGCTAGCAACTGAGGAAAAAGTACCTAGCTGCAGTGTACAATACATGTTTTGGAGGGAAAATACATGCCCTTACGTCAACTCCGTCAGACGTCAACTCCGTCAGTTTCTACTGCTGACGGAGTTGACCTGTAAGCTGACGGAGTTGACAAAACCACCAATTACCTCTAATGTGCGAATATAATATTATTTGTGAATATAGTGAAGGGTTAAACTGATATTTCAGGGTTTTATTTACACATAAATGCACATACATAGCATGCATTACATTATTTAACCATACGCATCTGACTTCTAGAGAATGGGCAAGCAGTGGTCTGCTTATTATTGTTACATGTAACTTTGCCAGcactttaatatatatatttatttatatatgtagaGACAGAGATAGAGAAATGAGAAGCCTGTGTGTAGATTTTCACAACATCTGGTTATGAAAACTACATACTGCACCTAGAGGattttacatccatccattcatccatcagtcaatcaatcatccatccatccatccatccatccatccatccatcttctgatcCGCTTAAACCCTCATAGGGTCGCGGGGTTTTCAATCAATCAtatcaagtaaataaaaatcagattcTATAGTCTTATtcaagtacatttttctttatttcaatttGTATTGTAGAAAAAATGGCCGGACAGAAATTGTCACTTGAGGAGTAAAGGAGAAGAAATAGAGAGTACCaacaaaagagaagagaaaaattaaacagtgaCCAAGAGAGCAAGCATGCTATGAAAGAGAAGGAAAGACAAAGATGGAAGAAGAGagttaaagacaaaaaagtaaTACAAATAGACGAGATGGGAGAGAGGACAAAAAAGAATTGGAGAAAGTATTGGAGAGAGGCACAGAAAAGGTccagagaaaaaacatccaaTGAAGATGCAGTGCTGAAGGCACACAACCCACCAGATAGTCCGCAAGATCAGCATACTCCAGAATACAACGCCAGACACAGCAGATAGTCTCTCAGACAGGAAAGGGGGAGAAATAAAACGAGAAAAAGGCAttcaagagaaataaaaatatatcgaacggttttacacacacacacacacacacacacaccactttaAAGTAAATGGGTACTTACAaaagaggaaaggaaaagaagaacaGGTGGATGAGAAGATGGAGAGCAGGAAGTGGTATAGGGGAGGCAGATGaaaacagaaggaaaggagggcccCTAGTTTCccttattgttttattgatagTTGCAAACGGTATAATTTATAATAGTTAAAAACGTTGTATGTGCAATATGTGTTTTATAGTTTGCTTTACAGTAAGTTAAATACTCTAATAACAAGGAGTATTTTTAGTAGTAGTGTTCAAAGAGCAAATCTGTTCAATAATCAGCAATGCGCACATTTTTTGTCAACACCGTCAGATCTTCATCAACAGTGTTGGatgtatgtttttgttaattttttaagagaaaaaatattcttccttcagtttatgttgtttttgtaataaagaACCATCTGATCTACATCctcttatattttatttatttaaggaatttgtttttacaatattaaaattaaaatcaaagtttaaaaatgcaaatatttagaAATCAGAGTTTTCAAAATAGTGTGAAATCATAACTAAgtttatatattgtattttgttttttacatagaGTAATTAAACATTATTATAATATACTTCAGAACTTCAGATTCTTGTATGATTGGaagaattaaaattatataCTTTTT
This Fundulus heteroclitus isolate FHET01 chromosome 19, MU-UCD_Fhet_4.1, whole genome shotgun sequence DNA region includes the following protein-coding sequences:
- the atg9a gene encoding autophagy-related protein 9A isoform X2 encodes the protein MAHFETEYQRLEASYSDSPPGEENLLMHVPEGSKSQWHHIENLDLFFQRVYNLHQKNGFTCMLLGEIFELVQLLFVVGFTVFLANCVDYDVLFANKFVNHTDSSKVTLPDAILPMDVCSAHIRDNTFVIFLLIISGVFWLHRLVKFLYNVCCYWEIRSFYINALKMTMSELPYVTWQEVQARIIEIQKEHQICIHKKELTELDIYHRILRFKNYMVAMVNKSLLPVRFRLPALGDSVFYTRGLKYNFELIFFWGPGSLFENEWSLKPEYKRGGNRLELADRLASRILWIGVANLLLCPVILVWQILYAFFSYTEVIKREPGSLGARCWSLYGRCYLRHFNELDHELMSRLSKGYKAASKYMNCFLSPLLTVVAKNVAFFAGSLLAVLIALTIYDEDVLAVEHVLSSITLLGVCITVCRSFIPDKHMVFCPEQLLRVILAHIHYMPDHWQGNAHRYETRDQFSQLFQYKAVFILEELLSPVVTPIILIFCLRRKSLEIIDFFRNFTVEVVGVGDTCSFAQMDVRQHGHPAWMSEGKTEASIYQQAEDGKTELSLMHFAITNPHWQPPRETTHFISQLKERVHREAAGASSDTHPLSLSESEPRSLVANILAGPSTLASVHFACDSSLTNSGVPEMPGGAAALRSLSPISGSLHLRGSLSAAHRASGFTGRTMTGSGTDARTVSSGSSAWEGQLTSLVLSEYASTEMSIHALYMHELHKQQSRGDLSRHTWHRQESDESSDSIPDEVRSEPNARSRHVPRSHTFPTTLTSPGAGSASAASGQSSSQRRHSGPAADPFGAGAAKVVRTPLVPMGGWAEDGKASSRHQEPLQEETSEDELPPHIQKVT
- the atg9a gene encoding autophagy-related protein 9A isoform X1; the protein is MAHFETEYQRLEASYSDSPPGEENLLMHVPEGSKSQWHHIENLDLFFQRVYNLHQKNGFTCMLLGEIFELVQLLFVVGFTVFLANCVDYDVLFANKFVNHTDSSKVTLPDAILPMDVCSAHIRDNTFVIFLLIISGVFWLHRLVKFLYNVCCYWEIRSFYINALKMTMSELPYVTWQEVQARIIEIQKEHQICIHKKELTELDIYHRILRFKNYMVAMVNKSLLPVRFRLPALGDSVFYTRGLKYNFELIFFWGPGSLFENEWSLKPEYKRGGNRLELADRLASRILWIGVANLLLCPVILVWQILYAFFSYTEVIKREPGSLGARCWSLYGRCYLRHFNELDHELMSRLSKGYKAASKYMNCFLSPLLTVVAKNVAFFAGSLLAVLIALTIYDEDVLAVEHVLSSITLLGVCITVCRSFIPDKHMVFCPEQLLRVILAHIHYMPDHWQGNAHRYETRDQFSQLFQYKAVFILEELLSPVVTPIILIFCLRRKSLEIIDFFRNFTVEVVGVGDTCSFAQMDVRQHGHPAWMSEGKTEASIYQQAEDGKTELSLMHFAITNPHWQPPRETTHFISQLKERVHREAAGASSDTHPLSLSESEPRSLVANILAGPSTLASVHFACDSSLTNSGVPEMPGGAAALRSLSPISGSLHLRGSLSAAHRASGFTGRTMTGSGTDARTVSSGSSAWEGQLTSLVLSEYASTEMSIHALYMHELHKQQSRGDLSRHTWHRQESDESSDSIPDEVRSEPNARSRHVPRSHTFPTTLTSPGAGSASAASGTAAGRDGAGPQSSSQRRHSGPAADPFGAGAAKVVRTPLVPMGGWAEDGKASSRHQEPLQEETSEDELPPHIQKVT